The Polyangium mundeleinium genome contains the following window.
GGGCAGATCGCGGAAAGAAATGGAGGCGCCCGCGACGGCGCTGCTCAACGAGGTGGGCCTCTCGCACCGCGTAACGCATCGGCCCGGCGAGCTCTCGGGCGGCGAGCAGCAACGCGTGGCGCTGGCGCGCGCGCTCGTGCTCTCGCCGAAGCTCCTGCTCGCTGATGAGCCAACGGGCAACCTCGATTCGAGCACCTCGAAGGCGATGCACGAGCTCTTCTTCGAGATCAACCGCAAGCACGGCACGACGATCGTGGTCGTCACGCACAACCCGAGCTTCGCCGAGTCGATGCCGCGGATGGTGACGGTGACCGACGGGCGGATCGAGAGTGACGTTCGTCGCGGCCATTCCCCGTACGAGGCCGAAAAAGCGGGCGCGGCGCCGGAGGCGAGGGCCGAGGCCCAAGCCTAGGGTTTGGCCGGGGAGCGTTCGTCTCCCCGTACCATTCTTCAGGGGAGGACGAGCTTCTCCGCGATCTTCGCGCTCGATTGCGCCGCGCGCACCGGATTCGCGTAGGGGAACGTGATGGAGACGCCGTCGGTCGTGACCGTGCGCGCGCCGTCGTCGCGCACGAGGTCGAGGATCGTCGCGTCGGCGAGCGGGGCCGTCGCGGCCTGGATCGTGGCGAGGTCCTTCGCGGCGGGCACGTGTTTCGGGGTCCGGACGTCGCCGGGCCGGCCCATCACGTAGACCAGGGCCGCGGCGGCCTTTTTCGTGTCCTTGCCGTGGAACCAGGCGCCGACGTCGCGCGTGTCGAGGTGGCTGCATCCGGCATACAGCGCGGCCCCGTCGGCGCCCGTCTCGCGGGCGATTCGCTCGCCCAGCCCGATGAACCGATTGCGGCCTTCGAGCTCGAAAAAGGCCCGCGCGTACCCCTCCGAAAACGCGATTTCCACCTCGCCCTTCGGCTCGTACCGCACGACGGAGACGGCCCCGTCGTTCACCTTCGCGAGGATCGCGTCGGCGTCCTCGCCGAGCTTGCTCTTCTGGCTCGCGGCCTCGATCACCGGATGCGTGACCACCTTCCCGTTGCTCGGGCCGAGCCAGAGCCGCACCGTGAATCCTTCGAGTGGCATCGCGCCCCAGGCGCCGCCGGTCCAGAGCATCGCGCGCGCGGCCTCGCAGGCGCGGGCGAGCCTGTCGCTTCGCTGCTGGGGGGATTCAAGCGCGGGGTCGGCCGAGGGGGCGGTCGTCGGCGCGGGCCGCCTTCGCAGCGCCGTCACGGTGATCATCACCATCATGCCGATGCCGAGGCCGATCGCGAGGGGAGCAAATCGTTGCGCGGGGGGAAGCTCGACGCCGGTCGGCTTCTTCTTCGGGCCAGGGCCGCGCTTTGGGGGAGGGGTCTTCGGCATGGGCGGAGCTTACTCCACCCGAGGTGTGCCCGGGTACCACGATTGTCCGGGTCCCGGCTTTCCGGGATCCGGACAAACGCTCAGGGCTTCACGGGCTGAGGCAGTCGTTCGGGCATTCTTGGTAGAAGCCGCAGAGAACGATGGCGTTGTAGTCGGCGATGCCGAACACGTGCGCCTGCTCGCAGGCGATCTGGCACTGCTGATCGCCGGGCGGGCACGCCACCAAGCAGTTATCGAGCGCGATGCATTCGGGGTTGTCGAGGCAGATCTGCAGGTCGTCCTCGCAGTTGCCGCCCATCCCAGCGGCGCAGGCGTAGCAGCCGTTGCAGCCATTGGGGTTGTTGTCGCAGCTCGCCGGGCAGCCAGCCGCCACCGGGTCCACGCCGCAGCTCGTTCCGCACTCCTGGCAGAAGAGGCACTCGAGGATGTTGTTGTACTCGTCGACGGCGGCCTGCGTCGTTTGCTGCAGGCACATGTTCTCGCAGTTTGCGTCGCAGACGCCGCTCGCGGGGTTCAGGCAGTTGAAGAGCGTGACGCAATCCTGGCTGTTCGCGCAGGTCGAGAGCTCGTCCGAGCAGACGCCGTCGAACGCGCATTGATTGCAGGTGCCGCAACTCCCGAGCGTGTCGCAGCCACCGGGCGGCTGGCAGACGCCGGCATAACAGGCGACGCTGGCCAGGCAGGCCGTGCCGCACATGCCGCAGTTCGCCTCGTCCGTCTGCGTATCGACGCATTCGTTGCCGCACTTCGTCGTCCCAGCCGCGCACGTCGTGCCGCAGGTGCCGTTCGAGCAGACCTGGCCGGCGGCGCAGGCATTGCCGCACGTGCCGCAGTTGCTCGGATCGAGCTTCGTGTCGACGCAGACGTTGCCGCACTTCGTGGTGCCGGGGCCGCATTGCGCGGCGCACTGGCCGTTCGTGCAGACGTTACCGGCGGCGCAGACGTTGCCGCAGGCGCCGCAGTTGCCCGGGTCGTTCTTCGTGTTGACGCAGGTATTCGCGCACTTCGTCGTGCCGCCGACGCAGTTCAGGTTGCATTGACCGGCCGCGCAGACCTCGCCGGCCGCGCAGACCTTGCCGCACACGCCGCAGTTCGCGCCGTCGGTGGCGGTGTCGACGCAGGTGTTCCCGCACTTCGTCGTGCCGCCGACGCACGTGAGCTGGCAGGCGCCGTTCGAGCAGACCTGACCGGCGGCGCACGCCTTGCCGCACATGCCGCAGTTTGCCGTGTCCGTCTTGATGTCGACGCAGAGCGAGCCGCACTTCGTCGTTTGACCGACGCAGTTGAGCTGGCACTTGCCGGCCGTGCAGACCTCGCCGAAGGGACACGCCGCGCCGCAGGCGCCGCAGTTCAGCGGGTCGAGCGACAAGTCGATGCACTTGCCATTGCAGTTCGCCGTGCCGCCGACGCAGGCGAGCTGGCACATCCCGTTCGAGCAGACCTGGCCGTTCGGGCACGACGTGCCGCACATGCCGCAGTTCAGCGGGTCGACCGTCGTGTCGACGCACTTTCCATTGCAATTCGTCGTGCCGCCGACGCAGGCGAGACCGCATTGGCCGTTCGCGCAGACCTGGCCGGCCGCGCAGGCCGTGCCGCACATGCCGCAGTTCGTCGGGTCGATGGTCGTGTCGACGCACTTGCCCATGCAGTTCGTCGTGCCACCGACGCATTGCGTGGCGCACTGCCCATTCGAGCAAGCCTGACCAGCGGGGCACGCCGTGCCGCACATGCCGCAGTTCAGCGCGTCGATCGTGATGTCGACACACTTGCCATTGCAGTTCGTCGTGCCGCCGACGCAGGCGAGGCCGCATTGGCCGTTCGCGCAGACCTCGCCGGCCGCGCAGGCCGTGCCGCACATGCCGCAGTTCGCCGGGTCGAGGGTCGTGTCGACGCACTCGTCGCCGCACTTCGTCGTGCCGCCGACGCATTGCGTGCCGCACTGGCTGCCCGAGCAGACCTCACCGGCCGCGCAGGCCGTGCCGCACGTGCCGCAGTTCGCCGGGTCGATGGTCGTGTCGACGCACTTGCCATCGCAGTTCGTCGTGCCGCCGGCGCACGTCAGGCCGCACATCCCCGCCGCGCAAACCTCGCCGGCCGCGCAGGCCGTGCCGCACGCGCCGCAGTTGTTCGGATCGATATCGGTGAGCGTGCACGTGCCGTCGCAGTCGGTTTGTCCGGCCGGACACGGGTCGCCGCCGCCCATGCCGGTGCCGCCGGTGCCGCTGACCATGCCGCCCATGCCGCCCATGCCGCCGGTCGCGCCGGCGCCGCCGTCGCCGCCGCCGGTCGTGTTCGACCCGCCGTCGCTACACCCCGTCCAAGAGGCCACGGCGAGGCTCATGAAAGCCGCCGTCAGCGCCCATCGCCACCCCCCTCGGGGGGCCTGCGCCTTGTTGCTCATCGTTTTTGAAACCTTCCTGTAAGCAGGCACATCCGCGATTCGCGTGCTTCCTGTCCGTCCCCCGCCTCACGGTCTTCCGCGTTCGTCGGCAATCCGGCCGCCCGCGCGGTATTTTTTTCAGGCGACCATGCCGCAGTTTTGGGAAGGAAGTAATCCGCTGGAATCGCCCCGGGGACCGTCCCTCGGGCGACCGACCTTACCACCGCTCGGACGGACGTGGAAGCGTTGGGACAGCGCTCGAACGGACAAGAAATGTCCGAAAGGGAGGAGAATTGTCTGCTAAAGCGGCAATACGTCTAGCAATTCGACGCATCCCCTATGGCGGCGTCTGTTAAAGCGGCAATTCGTCTAGCCGAGCCGCTGATGGAGGATTTCGGCGGCGCGCAGGGCCATGGCCATGATGGTCATCTGAGGGTTCACCCCGAGCGAGGACGGGATGGCGCTGCCGTCGCATACGTAGAGGCCCGCGACGTCGTGGGCTTCGTGGTCGGGGCCGAGGCAGGAGCGGGCGGGATGGGTTCCGATGCGGCACGTGCCGAGCGGGTGGTACGCCGTGACCTCGATGTCTCCGGCGTGGATGCGGCTCAATCGGAGGCGGGCGAGCGCGTCCTTCGTGTTCACCTCGTCGTGGCCGGCGACGAACGGCAAAACGCGGCGCGCGCCGGCCGCTTGAAAGACCTCGCAGAGGATCTCGACGCCGCGCTGGAGGAGCCGTGTATCCCGCTCGTTCATGCGGTAGAGCAGGAGCGGACGGCCGCCGGGGCCCGTGCGGACCTCGCCGCGGCTATGGTCCTGGACCATGAAGCCGAACGACGCGAGGTAAGGGTATTTTTCCATCAGCTCGATGTACCTCGGGCCGGACCAGGGCACGCCGAGCGCGGTGACGTCGAAGGGGAGCGAGCTGCCTTCGAAGAGCAGGCCTTCCTCGGCGAAATGGTCGATCGAATACCCTTGTGGGATCCCGTTCCATGGATCGACGCGGTCGTCGAAGAGCGCCATCACTTTCGAGGCGGGGTGGATCGAGAGGTTTTTCCCGAGCATCCCCGAGGAGAGGCAGGCGCCGCTGCGGCGCAGGAGCAGCGGTGTCATGAGCGTGCCGCCGGCGACGATCACGGCATCCGCGCGGACGCGGAGGCGCGGGGGCCGGCCCTTCGTCCGTTCGGCGTCGAGTGTCGCGGTGACGCCGCGGGCGCGGCCGGCCACGATGTCCACGAAATCGACGCGCGCGGCCGTCACGAGCTCGGCGCCGCGGGCGAGCGCGGCGGGCACGTAACTCACGTCGGTGGATCGTTTCGCGCCCGTGGGGCAGCCAAAGCAGCAGATGCCCTGGCCGTCGCAATCGGGGGCGTTGCGGGTGAGCGCATGGTGGCGGAGGCCGAGGTGCTCGGCGCCACGCGCGATGATGCCGGCGATCTTGCCGAGGTGGAGCGGGTTCGCGGGCGCGACGCCGAGCATGGCCTCTACGCGCTCGTAATAGGGGCTGAGGCCTTCGGGCGAGAAGTCGCGGGGCAGGCCGTGGTGATCACGCCAGTACGCGAAGGTGCGGGCCGGGGCGCGGTAGCAGGTGCCCGAGTTGATGACCGTGCTGCCGCCGACGGCGCGGCCGGCCCAGACGGGGATGTTCACGTTGCCGAGGGCGACGGTCATTCCCTTGTCGCGGTACAGGTCGCGATACGCGCGGGAGGGCCTGCCGTTGAAGCTCGATCGCCGGTGGTAATGGCCCTCCTCCAGCATGAGCACGGCCCGCCCGCGCGAGGCGAGTTCGTAGGCTGCGGCCGCGCCGCCCGCGCCTGTGCCGACCACGACAACCTCGCATTCGAGGTCGAGATCTTCCTCGATTTCGCGTCCATCGGTCACGCGGGCGAGCCAGCGGGGTTTTTCGTCGCGCACCGTTTCGAGTTCGTAGCGACAACCGACATGGCGGAACATGTCGGGCCGGTCGAAATGCATGGCCTTGAGCGGCGTGAGCAGGACCCGCAGGACCTCGCGGATCGGCAGCACGCGCGATTGCTCGAAGCCCTCGATGGCCGTGAGGCGCGCCTCGCGCGAAAGCTCGGAGAATGGGCGGCGTTTCGTCGGCAGCGTGGAGAGCTCGACGGCCCAGAGGGCGGCCTGAAAGACGCGGATCCCCTCCCGCGGGATGTCGGACAGGTAGCGGTGCGTGGCCTCGGCGGTCTCTCGGCCCGCCCCTTCGAGGAAACGCCCCGGCGGCAGGGCGGCCTCGGCGACCGCCGTCAGGATGTCGAGCTCGCGCGCGGAGAGCCACCGGTCTCGGTCGGCCCGCGCGTGTGTCAGCGCCTTGTTCCCCTGCACACGCGAGGGGGGATCAGGTTCGGTGGGGACGGAGTGCAGAGGGTCCAGGTGCGCAACCATGCGTGCCTCCCTTGTGTACTAAAAATTCTGTAGCGAAAGAATGCACAGAACACAAGGGGGCGAGCACGACGGCTCGGCGTGCCGTGGCGTCACTCGATCGGGAGCACGATGAGCGGGCTCGAGTGGTGCAGGCTGAGCGACTCCCAGGCTTCGTCGTCGACAGCGACGCCGCGGGGGCCTTCGCGCAGGTTGCCGAGGACGGCGCGGAAGAAGGGAGGCTCGGGCATCTCGACGGCGAGGATGCCTTTGCGGTCGCCGGGGGTCGGGGAGAAGGGGCGATCGGCGCGGGTGCGCTTCGTGTCGGCGATCAGGCTGATTTCGTCCATCCGCGCCGTGTAGTGCGGGCCGCCGTCGAAGGGGTCGACGCGGTGGGCGTAGCGGAAGCCGATGCGGCGCAGGAGTTTTTCGACGCCGCGGGTCTGCAGGCCGGTCTTGCCGATGACCTTCTGCGCGTCCTCGGGCATCAGGGTCGCGTGGATCGCGCCCTCGGGGAACAGGCCCTTGATGAACTCTTTGTTCTTCTTCGAGAGCCGATCGGCCTCGCCGTACGAGAGGCCGGTGAAGCGGCGGCCGAGGGCCTCCCACAGATGGCTCGTGCCGTCGGGTTCGAGCGGGGGCATGAGCTCGGCGAGGACCTCCTGCTGGAAGAGGTCGCGGTGGGCGGCGAGGTAGAGGAACCGGACGTACGAGATGAACGTGCCGAGCCGGTCGCTGGCGCGGCGGTACTCGGGCATGATCACGAGGCCGCCGATCTCGGTGGGGCCGTCGTACGAGTAGCCGATGCGCAGGAGCGTGTGGTGGAAGTGCCGGTCGATCGTGGCCGAGTAGCGCTCCTCGTCGAGCACGTCGAAGTAGATGTACGGCGCGCCCCGTCGGCCGAGCTGCGCGATGATCATCGAGGTGCCGACGATGTGCTCCTTCGCGCGGTCGACGAGCACGAAGACGTACTGCCGGAGGCGCGGGTCCTTGATCTCGCCGGTGAAGCTCTTGTGGGAGAGGCTCACGATCTCGTGAATCTCGTCCCGATCGTGCGGCAGGTTGACCGAGTTGAGGTGTCGCGCGACGCGGAGCATTTGCTCCTCATCACCGAGGGTGGCGGCGCGAATCTCGTAGGGCAGCATGGGAAAACAGAGGCCTTGGGGCGCGGTGGCTCGGCTCGTCCGAACGCAGCGGGTCCCCCAGAGGCGGACAGCCTAGATGGGCGAGCGGCCTTGGGCCACCTGCGACGGCTAGCGAGCGCTTGTGGCTCCGTGAAAACCGCGCCACCCAGGTAGGCGTTAGCCCGAACAGCAGGCGCTCGTCCAGTTCTCTCCCATATCCCGTTTCGTGCAGCCGTCGCCCGCGATGACCGGGTTCCGGCTGTAAAACGTGCCTCCCTCGTACCGGTAGGCGGCAGGGCGTCCAGTGTAGTGCGCCTTGCAATCGTCGTCGAATCGCGGCGTTCGGCTGCGGCGCACGGGGGTGGGCTCGGCGGCGGAGGGCTCGGCGGTGGCGGTGGCGGCGGAGGCGGTGGCGGCGGAGACGGCTGGGGTCGGGGCGCCCTCGGCGAGAACGGGCAGGGCGACGCCGCCGAGGGAGCAGGCACGTCCATTCCACGCGAAACCGGGCTCGCAAAGGGGATCGCCCTTCACGCGGACGCAGGCATCGCCGCGGGCCTCGGTCTCGGGAGGGCAGGTGAGGGGGGTTTGCGACTTCGCGCAACGCACGCCGAGCGAAGCGCTCCACTTGTGCGGCTCGTAACGATTGCGCAGGGCCGTGCGGAGCCATTTGGGGAACCGGCGGCTCCAGCTCCCGCCGCGGTAGACGCGGTGCGTGCCGGTGGTGGCCTCGTCCGGGTAGGGGCCGTAGACGGTGGACGTCCACTCCCACACATTGCCCGATATGTCGTACAGGCCGAAGGCACCGGCAGGGAAGGAGCGGACGGGGCAGGTGCCGGGGTGGTCGTAGCAGGCGTGTTTTTCGTCGGGCGGGTCGTCGCCCCAGGAGAACTTGCGGTGCTCGTTGCCGGCGCGGGCGGCGTACTCCCACTCGCGCTCGGTGGGCAGGCGCTTCTTGGCGAAGGCGCAGTAGGCCTCGGCCTGGTGGAAGTCGATGCAGCTGATGGGGTGATCGGCGGTGCCCTCGGCGTCTCGGGGGCAAAAGGGCTCGCCGGTGTGCGAAGGGGTGCAAGCGCCGGCGGCGACACAGGCGCGGTAGGCGGCGACGGTGACCTCGGTGCGATCGAGGTAGAAGCCGGCGAGGACGACCTCGTGCATCGGCCGCTCCTCGGGCAACCCCTCGGTCGCGCGTGAGCCCATGAGGTAGACGGCCGGCGGGAGGGCGATCATGCCCTCGGGCGGAGGCTCGGGTGCGGGAGCGGCTGCGGAAGCGGCTGCGGAAGCGGCTGCGGAAGCGGGAGCGGCGGCGGAAGCGGGAGCGGACGCGGGCGCGGCTGCGGCAACGTTCGTCGCGGTGGGCGCGGGTGCG
Protein-coding sequences here:
- a CDS encoding GMC family oxidoreductase, translated to MVAHLDPLHSVPTEPDPPSRVQGNKALTHARADRDRWLSARELDILTAVAEAALPPGRFLEGAGRETAEATHRYLSDIPREGIRVFQAALWAVELSTLPTKRRPFSELSREARLTAIEGFEQSRVLPIREVLRVLLTPLKAMHFDRPDMFRHVGCRYELETVRDEKPRWLARVTDGREIEEDLDLECEVVVVGTGAGGAAAAYELASRGRAVLMLEEGHYHRRSSFNGRPSRAYRDLYRDKGMTVALGNVNIPVWAGRAVGGSTVINSGTCYRAPARTFAYWRDHHGLPRDFSPEGLSPYYERVEAMLGVAPANPLHLGKIAGIIARGAEHLGLRHHALTRNAPDCDGQGICCFGCPTGAKRSTDVSYVPAALARGAELVTAARVDFVDIVAGRARGVTATLDAERTKGRPPRLRVRADAVIVAGGTLMTPLLLRRSGACLSSGMLGKNLSIHPASKVMALFDDRVDPWNGIPQGYSIDHFAEEGLLFEGSSLPFDVTALGVPWSGPRYIELMEKYPYLASFGFMVQDHSRGEVRTGPGGRPLLLYRMNERDTRLLQRGVEILCEVFQAAGARRVLPFVAGHDEVNTKDALARLRLSRIHAGDIEVTAYHPLGTCRIGTHPARSCLGPDHEAHDVAGLYVCDGSAIPSSLGVNPQMTIMAMALRAAEILHQRLG
- a CDS encoding ABC transporter ATP-binding protein: MSEPLIVIENLQKSFVHMGRRLDVLRGIDLVIDQGEVVAIVGPSGAGKSTLLHCIGTLDLPTSGRIKLAGEHLVGLPSARLAAIRNRTIGFVFQFHHLLPEFNALENVMMPGLIQGRSRKEMEAPATALLNEVGLSHRVTHRPGELSGGEQQRVALARALVLSPKLLLADEPTGNLDSSTSKAMHELFFEINRKHGTTIVVVTHNPSFAESMPRMVTVTDGRIESDVRRGHSPYEAEKAGAAPEARAEAQA
- a CDS encoding MXAN_6577-like cysteine-rich protein, with the translated sequence MSNKAQAPRGGWRWALTAAFMSLAVASWTGCSDGGSNTTGGGDGGAGATGGMGGMGGMVSGTGGTGMGGGDPCPAGQTDCDGTCTLTDIDPNNCGACGTACAAGEVCAAGMCGLTCAGGTTNCDGKCVDTTIDPANCGTCGTACAAGEVCSGSQCGTQCVGGTTKCGDECVDTTLDPANCGMCGTACAAGEVCANGQCGLACVGGTTNCNGKCVDITIDALNCGMCGTACPAGQACSNGQCATQCVGGTTNCMGKCVDTTIDPTNCGMCGTACAAGQVCANGQCGLACVGGTTNCNGKCVDTTVDPLNCGMCGTSCPNGQVCSNGMCQLACVGGTANCNGKCIDLSLDPLNCGACGAACPFGEVCTAGKCQLNCVGQTTKCGSLCVDIKTDTANCGMCGKACAAGQVCSNGACQLTCVGGTTKCGNTCVDTATDGANCGVCGKVCAAGEVCAAGQCNLNCVGGTTKCANTCVNTKNDPGNCGACGNVCAAGNVCTNGQCAAQCGPGTTKCGNVCVDTKLDPSNCGTCGNACAAGQVCSNGTCGTTCAAGTTKCGNECVDTQTDEANCGMCGTACLASVACYAGVCQPPGGCDTLGSCGTCNQCAFDGVCSDELSTCANSQDCVTLFNCLNPASGVCDANCENMCLQQTTQAAVDEYNNILECLFCQECGTSCGVDPVAAGCPASCDNNPNGCNGCYACAAGMGGNCEDDLQICLDNPECIALDNCLVACPPGDQQCQIACEQAHVFGIADYNAIVLCGFYQECPNDCLSP
- a CDS encoding arginine N-succinyltransferase; translated protein: MLPYEIRAATLGDEEQMLRVARHLNSVNLPHDRDEIHEIVSLSHKSFTGEIKDPRLRQYVFVLVDRAKEHIVGTSMIIAQLGRRGAPYIYFDVLDEERYSATIDRHFHHTLLRIGYSYDGPTEIGGLVIMPEYRRASDRLGTFISYVRFLYLAAHRDLFQQEVLAELMPPLEPDGTSHLWEALGRRFTGLSYGEADRLSKKNKEFIKGLFPEGAIHATLMPEDAQKVIGKTGLQTRGVEKLLRRIGFRYAHRVDPFDGGPHYTARMDEISLIADTKRTRADRPFSPTPGDRKGILAVEMPEPPFFRAVLGNLREGPRGVAVDDEAWESLSLHHSSPLIVLPIE
- a CDS encoding formylglycine-generating enzyme family protein; this translates as MDRRAQLMPLLAVVALGCSDEASPAPAPTATNVAAAAPASAPASAAAPASAAASAAASAAAPAPEPPPEGMIALPPAVYLMGSRATEGLPEERPMHEVVLAGFYLDRTEVTVAAYRACVAAGACTPSHTGEPFCPRDAEGTADHPISCIDFHQAEAYCAFAKKRLPTEREWEYAARAGNEHRKFSWGDDPPDEKHACYDHPGTCPVRSFPAGAFGLYDISGNVWEWTSTVYGPYPDEATTGTHRVYRGGSWSRRFPKWLRTALRNRYEPHKWSASLGVRCAKSQTPLTCPPETEARGDACVRVKGDPLCEPGFAWNGRACSLGGVALPVLAEGAPTPAVSAATASAATATAEPSAAEPTPVRRSRTPRFDDDCKAHYTGRPAAYRYEGGTFYSRNPVIAGDGCTKRDMGENWTSACCSG